The genomic DNA CGTCTGACCGCCGGTGGGAGGCAGGCAGCGGCCCGGGGGCGGCGGGTCCGGACTCTGCGGACCCGCCGCCCCCGGGCCGGTTGCGCCGGGAGCCTGCGGGGGAATTTTCAGGCCCCTGCGCACGAGGGTACGGAGACCGTTCACGGCGGCGCACCTGGCGTTCGTCAGGTACGGGTCTTACCTTCGGCAGTACGCCGGCCGGGCGGCAGCACGCCCCGCCCTCATGCCGCGCCGCGCAGTTCGCGCAGGAACCGGGCGACGTGGAAGGCGAGTTCGATCGACTGGGCGGCGTTCAGCCGGGGGTCGCAGGCCGTCTCGTACCTGCTGGCCAGGTGGGTGTCCAGCACCTCGTCGAGGTCGCCGCCCAGGCACTCGGTGACGTCGTCGCCGGTGAGTTCGAGGTGGATTCCGCCCGGGTGCAGGCCCTCCTCGCGGTGCACCGCGAAGAACTCGGCCACCTCGGTGGTGATGTCCGACAGCCTGCGGGTCTTGTAGCCGCTCTCGGAGACGAAGGTGTTCCCGTGCATGGGGTCGCAGGCCCACACCGGCGTGTGCCCGGCGTCCCGCACGGCCCGCAGCAGCGGCGGCAGCAGCTCCGCGCCCCGCCCGGCGCCGAGCCTGCTGATCAGGACGAGCCTGCCCGGCGCCCGGTCCGGGTCCAGCCGCTCGCACAGTTCCCGCAGGTCGGCGACGCTCATGGTGGGGCCCACCTTGACGCCGACCGGGTTGTCCACCCCGGCGAGCAGTTCGACGTGCGCGCCGTCCACGCGGCGGGTGCGGTCGCCGATCCACAGCAGGTGCGCACTGGTGTCGAACCAGCCCCGCCGCTTCTCGTCGTACCGGATCAGCGCCTGCTCGTACTGCGGCAGCAGCGCCTCGTGCGAGGTGTAGAGCTGTACTTGGTGCAGGGCGGCCTGGGAGCGGGTGTCCAGGCCGCAGGCGGACATGAACCTGAGGGCCCAGGTGATGTCGTCGGCGGCCTTCTCGTACCGCTGTCCGGCGGAGCTGCTCCGGACGAACTCCTGGTTCCAGTCGTGGACCTGGCCCAGGTCGGCGTAGCCGCCCAGGGTCAGCGCCCGCAGTACGTTCAGGGCCGCCGAGGCGTGGTGGTAGGCGCTCAGCAGCCGGCCCGGGTCCGGGCGGCGGGCCTCGGCGGTGAACTCGGGTCCGTTGACGATGTCCCCGCGGTAGGCGGGCAGTTCGACGCCGTCGACGGTTTCCGTGGGGCGGCTGCGGGGCTTGCCGAACTGACCGGCGATCCTGCCCACCTTCACCACCGGCAGACCGGAGCCGTAGGTGAGCAGGATGGCCACCTGGAGGATGACCCGGAGTTTGCCGCGCACCCCGGCCTCGGTGCAGGAGCCGAACCGCTCCGCGCAGTCGCCCGCCTGGAGCAGGAAGCCCTCCCCCGCGGCGACCTGGGCCAGGGAGCGGCGCAGGTCGAGGATCTCGTCGGGGAGCACCAGGGGCGGCCTGAGGGCGAGGGTGTCCTCCACGTCGCGCAGTTCCCCGGGGTCGGGCCACTCCGGCTGCTGCGCGGCCGGCCGGCTCCGCCACGAGCCGGGGCTCCACCAGCCCCGCCCGCCGCCGCCCGCGGAACCGTTCGGTTCCGGAGCCACCGTGCCGGTCCCGACCGGAGCCGACGCGCCGGTCCCGACCGAGGCCGACGTGCCGGTCCCGACCGAGGCCGGCGTGCCAGTCCCGGCCGGAGCCGACGCTCCGGTCCCGACCGGAGCCGACGCGCCAGTCCCGACCGAGGCCGACGTGCCGGTC from Streptomyces sp. CB09001 includes the following:
- a CDS encoding 3-deoxy-7-phosphoheptulonate synthase class II; protein product: MAPEPNGSAGGGGRGWWSPGSWRSRPAAQQPEWPDPGELRDVEDTLALRPPLVLPDEILDLRRSLAQVAAGEGFLLQAGDCAERFGSCTEAGVRGKLRVILQVAILLTYGSGLPVVKVGRIAGQFGKPRSRPTETVDGVELPAYRGDIVNGPEFTAEARRPDPGRLLSAYHHASAALNVLRALTLGGYADLGQVHDWNQEFVRSSSAGQRYEKAADDITWALRFMSACGLDTRSQAALHQVQLYTSHEALLPQYEQALIRYDEKRRGWFDTSAHLLWIGDRTRRVDGAHVELLAGVDNPVGVKVGPTMSVADLRELCERLDPDRAPGRLVLISRLGAGRGAELLPPLLRAVRDAGHTPVWACDPMHGNTFVSESGYKTRRLSDITTEVAEFFAVHREEGLHPGGIHLELTGDDVTECLGGDLDEVLDTHLASRYETACDPRLNAAQSIELAFHVARFLRELRGAA